The Bacillus sp. F19 DNA segment CTTTGAAAACGGTAAACGTATGTAAAAAACGCTTGAATTCCTGCTTTGGCTTTTCGATTGGAATAAGCGCTATTGAATCTTCCAGCATCTTCTCAGGCTTCGGTGCGACAAGTGAAACATCATACCCCGCCTTAACAAGAGATTTGCATTGCTTATGATAAATACGGCCGTCATATGCGTTATGAACAGACGTGATTACGCAGATTTTCTTCATAGATATCCATTCCTTTTTAAAGTTATAGCAGAGTATAGCGTTTAGCGCATTGATGTTCTCTCAACTCTAAGTTGTAACTTTTCAATTTATACTTTACACTATTATATTGACATATCCTAATTTTTAATAGAAAGGGATCACTATGAAAATCGTTTATATAACACAGCACTTTCCGCCTGAAATTGGTGCAGCACAAGGCCGTGCCTTTGATTTGAGTACGAATCTTTCAAACTTAGGGCATGATCTGCATGTGCTTACGGCCTTTCCAAATCATGAGTCAACTTCTAAATTGTACAGCAAAGAGAAGGTGAACAAGCTTTCCGTTTATCGCTCTTTTCGCATACGTGATACTAAAAAAAGCTCAATCCGGCGTTTAGCCAACTACTTGTCATTCATGTGCTCAAGCATCTTCAGCGGCTTGTTCGTTAAAAAACCGGATATTGTTTATGCAACCTCCCCCCAGCTCTTTCAAGGGGTTACCGGGTATGTGCTGAGCCGCATTCATAGAACAAAGTTCGTTTTTGAAGTCCGTGATTTATGGGTAGACTTCGCTGAAATTTTAGGCCAATTTAAAAACAAAAAATTACTGAATCTCGCCAGAAAGCTTGAGAATTTCATTTATAAAAAAGCGGATCTGATCGTTGTCGTCACTCACGGCTACAAAGATCGTCTGATAGACCTGGGTATTTCAGCAGAAAAGATCATCGTCATTCCAAACGGAGTGAATCCAAATACCTTAAAACCTGTTATAAAAAGGAACGATGTGAAAACGGAATACGGGATCGAAGATAAATTCCTCGTTCTTTATACAGGCAATATTGGGGCAGCGCAAGGTCTTCAGACCATCATA contains these protein-coding regions:
- a CDS encoding glycosyltransferase family 4 protein, whose translation is MKIVYITQHFPPEIGAAQGRAFDLSTNLSNLGHDLHVLTAFPNHESTSKLYSKEKVNKLSVYRSFRIRDTKKSSIRRLANYLSFMCSSIFSGLFVKKPDIVYATSPQLFQGVTGYVLSRIHRTKFVFEVRDLWVDFAEILGQFKNKKLLNLARKLENFIYKKADLIVVVTHGYKDRLIDLGISAEKIIVIPNGVNPNTLKPVIKRNDVKTEYGIEDKFLVLYTGNIGAAQGLQTIITAAVKLKGDPSVCFMFIGEGVEKEALMEQVKANELTNVLFLDSKRKEELASYYDSADLGIVSLKKHPLFEITIPSKVFDYMAVSLPVLIGVEGEAREIVEKNHAGFTFEPENPEDFIRVLKLAQSQPETIKEMKKNLRHHLLQSFNRETQAAELSQALQDYIESQSISRIKKTT